The Victivallis sp. Marseille-Q1083 genome has a window encoding:
- a CDS encoding response regulator transcription factor has translation MAKEKILIIEDEESIQELIRYNLERGGFGELKSCDCGESGYETALEFLPDLILLDLMLPGMDGLAVCRKLKANPKTSQIPIIMLTAKSEESDIIVGLELGADDYVTKPFSPKVLIARIKAVLRRAAEKEAEEAEDEVVRRGPLTMNRLRREATLRGTSLVLTCSEFEILYLLAKHAGWVFTRNQIVNAVKGDDYPVTERSIDVQMVGIRKKLGTCGGMIETVRGVGYRFNIEL, from the coding sequence ATGGCGAAAGAAAAGATTTTGATCATTGAAGATGAAGAATCCATTCAGGAGCTGATTCGCTACAATCTGGAACGCGGTGGTTTCGGCGAATTGAAATCCTGCGATTGCGGGGAAAGCGGTTATGAGACGGCGCTGGAATTCCTGCCGGATTTGATTCTGCTCGATTTGATGCTGCCGGGCATGGACGGGCTGGCGGTCTGCCGGAAATTGAAAGCCAATCCGAAAACCAGTCAAATTCCGATTATCATGTTGACGGCCAAGAGTGAGGAGAGCGATATTATCGTCGGTCTGGAGCTCGGCGCCGACGATTATGTGACCAAGCCGTTCAGCCCCAAGGTCCTGATTGCCAGGATCAAAGCGGTATTGCGCCGGGCGGCGGAGAAGGAGGCGGAGGAGGCGGAAGATGAAGTGGTGCGCCGCGGGCCGTTGACGATGAACCGGCTGAGGCGGGAGGCGACGCTTCGCGGTACGTCGTTGGTCCTGACCTGCTCGGAATTCGAGATTCTCTATCTTTTGGCCAAACACGCCGGCTGGGTGTTCACCCGCAATCAGATCGTCAATGCGGTGAAAGGCGACGATTATCCGGTGACGGAGCGTTCGATTGATGTTCAAATGGTCGGTATCCGTAAAAAACTCGGTACCTGCGGCGGCATGATCGAAACGGTGCGCGGCGTTGGCTACCGCTTCAATATCGAATTATGA
- a CDS encoding cell wall metabolism sensor histidine kinase WalK, which yields MKFNLLQYFPVIILAAAALLLAVSYRQSQTLEDIYLDQVERDLQIRLELLEPDLARNLPGWSPEALQEYCRRTSKQIKARLTVIDAHGVVLADSERMDSWDNHAGRPEVQSALDGRPSRIIRYSDSLNTRMIYLAIPMHCEYGNYVLRASMSINAIDSVLWKARLQMIELGILAAVLTVILSYYLARRFNRPLEDLIRRASAIAAGNLKLRLPVPKRGEVRELALAMSDMAEQLKARIAEITRDKNERDAIFAAMSEGVVVLDAAGKIMECNRAARRMLNLPLPLSGAGIQNEELDFFVESLFRHGRTDELELALPGPGRERQLRVWGTLLKFAEDETASVLLVISDFTQIRKLENFRRDFIADVSHEIKTPLTVILGAVETLQDGALQEPESAARFMEIITQHASRLNALVQDILSLSNLEQQHLNRQQDFTVVDAAVTIANAVEYCRPRADEKGVVLELNVAGKVLVKADPQLLEQAVVNLVDNAVKYSGSVRPIQISLRPDDGYCRIGVTDFGIGIAAEHLDRLFERFYRVDKARSRKLGGTGLGLAIVKHIVQLHGGEIAVRSVVGSGSTFVIKLPLAAVPAGKN from the coding sequence ATGAAATTCAATTTACTGCAATATTTTCCGGTGATCATTCTGGCGGCGGCCGCTCTGCTGCTGGCCGTCAGTTACCGGCAGTCGCAGACGCTGGAAGATATTTATCTGGATCAGGTCGAACGGGATTTGCAGATCCGCCTGGAATTGCTCGAACCGGATCTGGCGCGGAATTTGCCGGGATGGTCGCCGGAGGCGCTGCAGGAGTATTGCCGCCGGACTTCGAAGCAGATCAAAGCCCGGTTGACGGTTATCGACGCCCACGGCGTCGTACTGGCGGATTCGGAACGGATGGATTCCTGGGACAATCACGCCGGCCGCCCGGAAGTGCAGTCGGCGCTCGACGGCCGGCCGAGCCGGATCATCCGTTACAGCGATAGCCTGAATACCCGGATGATTTATCTGGCGATTCCAATGCACTGCGAATACGGCAATTACGTGCTGCGGGCCTCGATGTCGATCAACGCGATCGACAGTGTGCTGTGGAAAGCGCGGCTGCAGATGATCGAACTGGGTATTCTGGCGGCGGTTCTGACCGTTATTCTGAGCTATTATCTGGCCCGGCGCTTCAACCGGCCGCTGGAGGATTTGATCCGGCGGGCTTCGGCGATCGCCGCCGGCAATTTGAAGTTGCGTCTGCCGGTACCGAAGCGCGGGGAAGTCCGGGAGCTGGCTCTGGCGATGAGTGACATGGCTGAACAATTGAAAGCCCGGATTGCGGAGATCACCCGGGACAAGAACGAGCGTGACGCGATTTTCGCCGCGATGAGCGAGGGGGTGGTCGTACTGGATGCGGCCGGGAAAATCATGGAATGCAACCGGGCTGCCCGCCGGATGCTCAATCTGCCGCTGCCGTTGTCGGGCGCCGGAATCCAGAATGAAGAGCTGGATTTTTTTGTTGAAAGCTTGTTCCGGCATGGCCGGACGGACGAATTGGAATTGGCCCTGCCGGGCCCCGGCCGGGAGCGGCAGTTGCGGGTCTGGGGAACTTTGTTGAAATTTGCTGAAGACGAGACCGCCTCCGTTTTGCTGGTGATCTCCGATTTTACCCAGATCCGCAAGCTGGAGAATTTCCGCCGTGATTTCATTGCCGATGTTTCCCATGAGATCAAAACGCCTTTGACGGTCATTCTGGGCGCAGTGGAGACGTTGCAGGACGGGGCGCTGCAGGAGCCGGAGAGCGCCGCCCGCTTTATGGAGATCATTACTCAGCACGCCTCCCGGCTCAATGCGTTGGTTCAGGATATTCTGAGCCTGTCCAATCTGGAACAGCAGCATCTCAACCGGCAACAGGATTTTACCGTCGTCGATGCGGCGGTGACGATTGCCAATGCGGTTGAATACTGCCGGCCGCGGGCGGATGAAAAGGGCGTGGTTCTGGAGTTGAACGTTGCGGGAAAGGTCCTGGTCAAAGCCGATCCGCAGTTGTTGGAACAGGCCGTCGTCAATCTGGTGGACAATGCGGTCAAATACAGCGGCAGCGTCCGGCCGATTCAGATTTCATTGCGGCCGGATGACGGCTATTGCCGGATCGGCGTCACCGATTTCGGCATCGGCATCGCGGCCGAACATCTGGATCGGCTGTTCGAACGGTTTTACCGGGTCGACAAAGCGCGAAGCCGGAAACTGGGCGGTACCGGGTTGGGGCTGGCGATCGTCAAACATATCGTTCAATTGCATGGCGGCGAGATCGCGGTGCGCAGCGTCGTCGGCAGCGGCAGTACCTTTGTCATCAAGTTGCCGCTGGCAGCAGTCCCGGCCGGAAAGAATTGA
- a CDS encoding IS4 family transposase gives MARTQAQLADNFRESDFLTLASLLGVVPFEALCNALTKCGLATQRYRKLPLELMAYYVICLSLYSSISLQEVLRCILEGFDWLKIKMPCGEIKERGGISRARNRLGYKAMQCLFEDVCKPLAQPDTIGAFYRGWRLMAIDGTTFDLPDEQRNHDFFGRPPCSRGKTAFPQLRMTTLLEIGTRAIIGAAHGPYSEGENTQGKRLLPLLQKDMLLLADRGFGCYPFFSECIKTGASLVFRIRSNMKFAKEKILPDGSFLSTFYPGAEQRKKTNGIPVRVIEYAIKGSSEKYRLITSILKEEDAPASELAALYHERWEIELAYDELKNHLKQPGAALRSKTPELIIQELFGYLLAHYTIRSLIHQAARKNKVDPDRLSFINAVRILCRKITAAHFPPQTTGN, from the coding sequence ATGGCACGAACCCAAGCGCAGTTGGCAGATAATTTTCGCGAGAGTGACTTTTTAACCTTGGCCTCATTGCTTGGGGTTGTTCCTTTTGAAGCCCTTTGCAATGCACTGACCAAGTGCGGACTTGCGACGCAACGTTACCGCAAACTGCCACTGGAATTGATGGCTTATTATGTTATTTGCCTTTCGCTGTATTCAAGCATTTCGTTGCAAGAGGTTTTGCGCTGCATTCTTGAGGGCTTTGACTGGCTGAAGATAAAAATGCCTTGCGGCGAGATCAAAGAGCGAGGAGGAATTTCACGTGCCAGGAACCGTTTGGGGTACAAGGCAATGCAATGTTTATTCGAGGATGTTTGTAAACCCCTGGCCCAGCCGGATACCATTGGCGCCTTTTATCGGGGATGGCGTTTGATGGCAATCGACGGCACAACCTTTGATTTACCGGATGAGCAGAGGAATCATGATTTTTTTGGCCGTCCGCCATGCTCCCGCGGGAAAACCGCATTTCCGCAATTGCGCATGACAACTTTACTTGAAATCGGTACGCGTGCGATTATTGGTGCGGCCCATGGGCCTTATTCTGAAGGGGAAAATACTCAAGGCAAACGACTTTTGCCGCTCCTGCAAAAGGATATGCTGCTACTTGCTGATCGTGGCTTTGGTTGCTATCCGTTCTTTTCCGAATGCATCAAAACTGGCGCATCGTTAGTGTTTCGAATCCGCAGCAATATGAAATTTGCAAAAGAAAAAATTCTGCCGGACGGTTCTTTTTTAAGTACGTTCTATCCTGGCGCGGAACAACGCAAGAAAACCAATGGCATTCCTGTTCGAGTAATTGAATATGCCATCAAAGGCTCCAGCGAAAAATATCGCTTGATAACCAGTATTTTAAAAGAGGAAGACGCTCCGGCTTCGGAACTTGCGGCTCTCTACCACGAGCGCTGGGAGATCGAATTGGCTTATGATGAATTGAAGAATCATCTGAAGCAACCAGGAGCCGCCTTGCGAAGCAAAACCCCGGAATTGATTATACAGGAATTGTTTGGATATCTACTTGCGCACTATACGATTCGCAGCTTAATACATCAAGCCGCACGGAAAAATAAGGTCGATCCAGACCGGCTTTCCTTTATCAATGCGGTACGAATTCTGTGCAGAAAAATCACTGCTGCTCATTTTCCCCCTCAAACCACAGGAAATTGA
- a CDS encoding transposase, with translation MFALVAGNEDLNDHHELRNDPLIQAVVGRDRLLATPSTLCRFENGLRRQACIELSRLFVEFFLESFLAPPRDRKVSL, from the coding sequence GTGTTTGCGCTGGTTGCGGGCAATGAAGATCTCAATGACCATCATGAATTACGAAACGATCCGTTGATTCAGGCCGTTGTCGGTCGTGACCGGTTACTCGCCACCCCAAGCACTTTGTGTCGATTCGAAAACGGGCTGAGACGTCAGGCCTGTATCGAATTGAGCCGGTTATTTGTCGAATTCTTCCTTGAGAGCTTCCTTGCGCCGCCTCGTGACAGGAAGGTAAGTCTTTAA
- a CDS encoding RHS repeat domain-containing protein: MKYIQNSLNQKVYFLYNNMKQLPKIWGDLLYPTEFIYSNSGQLIQRKTYRTGTNWNNSSDGKLLTRTWARVNAGQPLTTTYGYDIFGQLHKIDYSDSTPDITYTYNRLGQPLTVVDTTGTRTFTYNVQFALQKELISGIYTKELNRVYTTSGLKGSYSGLNIGTVNLYTYGYDQYSRLNKVTTAAGVFNYTFLANSDLIASMTRPNNVPTNYTYETARDLLTKVANGAISTFQYNNDALGRRTSMNRSGSAFTAADVLSYTYNSYSELTGASSNNNASYSYSYTYDPIGNRKTAGLAGTNWTYTANSLNQYSALNQAGTVQNPTYDTDGNMLTRDGWTQTWNAENRLVKAEKGTAKLEFAYDYMGRRIEKKVYNGNTLTSHIRFIYDGYKLIEELNGLNNNAVLRRYVWQPVMLDAPLTVFDAAANKTYFYHTDANKNVTDLTDSAGTIVAHYEYSPFGQLVKSSGAYANTNVLTWSSEYTDRETGLVYYNFREYDPVLGRWISKDPINEYGGLNLYAMLKNSITSNIDLLGLIQCCGETFIDPVVSCCENNQPVDKVIDDAGRQCCPNEIGTVTIHIMPLGISLSAWTGHAWIQTPTQFAGFHPSKGGLGQIHSVGKVKDDSIRTNRDGSLRFISYPANSYEYRACPATYELVDEAINNTRTNPTDFSYDNSFLGGRNCTGQACYWIDYSGLTAPFDPDTRGLWPGAPGVREYGPGREPKPILYFRNHK; the protein is encoded by the coding sequence TTGAAATATATCCAAAATTCATTGAATCAAAAAGTCTATTTTTTATATAACAATATGAAACAACTACCAAAGATATGGGGTGATTTGTTATATCCTACCGAATTTATTTATAGTAATTCCGGACAATTAATCCAACGAAAAACCTATAGAACTGGTACAAATTGGAACAACTCATCGGATGGAAAACTATTGACCCGTACATGGGCAAGAGTGAACGCTGGACAACCGTTAACAACCACTTACGGCTATGATATTTTCGGACAGCTTCACAAGATTGATTATTCCGACTCCACGCCGGATATCACCTATACCTACAATCGTCTCGGGCAACCATTGACCGTTGTCGATACCACCGGGACCAGAACATTTACTTATAATGTACAATTCGCCTTGCAAAAGGAGTTAATCAGTGGTATCTATACGAAAGAGTTGAATCGCGTTTATACCACCAGCGGCTTAAAGGGAAGTTACAGTGGATTGAACATCGGTACGGTCAATCTGTATACCTATGGTTACGACCAGTACAGCCGCTTGAATAAAGTGACTACCGCGGCCGGCGTTTTTAATTATACCTTTCTTGCCAACAGTGACTTGATCGCTTCAATGACCCGCCCGAATAATGTGCCGACCAACTACACTTACGAAACAGCCAGGGATCTGTTGACCAAAGTTGCCAACGGCGCCATCAGCACATTCCAATATAACAATGATGCGCTCGGACGTCGTACCAGCATGAACCGCAGCGGCAGCGCTTTCACCGCTGCAGATGTTTTGAGTTACACTTACAACAGCTATTCCGAACTGACCGGCGCCTCGTCGAACAACAATGCTTCCTATAGTTACAGTTATACCTACGACCCAATCGGCAACCGTAAGACTGCCGGCCTGGCCGGCACTAATTGGACCTATACCGCCAACAGTCTCAACCAATATTCAGCGTTGAATCAAGCAGGTACAGTTCAGAATCCGACCTATGACACCGACGGCAATATGCTGACCCGCGACGGCTGGACGCAAACCTGGAACGCCGAGAACCGGCTGGTCAAAGCCGAAAAAGGTACCGCAAAATTAGAGTTCGCTTACGATTACATGGGGCGACGCATTGAAAAGAAAGTCTATAACGGCAATACTTTGACCAGCCATATCCGCTTTATTTACGATGGCTATAAGCTGATCGAAGAACTCAATGGACTGAATAACAATGCCGTCCTGCGGCGTTATGTCTGGCAGCCGGTAATGCTTGATGCTCCGTTGACGGTTTTCGATGCAGCAGCCAATAAAACCTATTTCTATCATACCGATGCTAATAAGAACGTGACCGATCTGACGGACTCTGCAGGCACGATAGTCGCGCATTATGAATACAGTCCCTTTGGACAACTGGTGAAATCTTCCGGAGCTTATGCAAATACTAATGTCCTTACCTGGAGCAGCGAGTATACCGACAGGGAAACTGGTTTGGTCTATTACAATTTCAGAGAATATGACCCCGTATTAGGACGTTGGATATCAAAAGATCCAATTAATGAATATGGAGGATTAAATCTATATGCGATGTTAAAAAATAGCATTACATCTAATATTGATCTGTTAGGGTTAATCCAATGTTGTGGAGAAACTTTTATTGACCCGGTGGTGTCATGTTGTGAAAATAATCAACCCGTTGATAAAGTAATTGATGATGCTGGTCGCCAATGTTGTCCGAATGAAATAGGAACAGTAACAATTCATATTATGCCATTGGGGATTTCATTATCTGCGTGGACAGGACATGCTTGGATACAAACGCCCACTCAATTTGCTGGATTCCATCCATCCAAAGGGGGATTAGGGCAAATTCATTCTGTAGGTAAAGTTAAGGATGACAGTATTAGAACAAATAGGGATGGAAGTCTCCGATTTATTTCCTATCCAGCGAATTCATATGAATATAGAGCTTGTCCGGCAACCTATGAATTAGTCGATGAAGCAATAAATAATACAAGAACAAATCCAACTGATTTTTCCTATGATAACTCTTTTTTAGGGGGGAGAAATTGTACAGGACAAGCTTGTTATTGGATTGATTATAGTGGATTGACTGCACCATTTGATCCGGATACACGGGGGCTTTGGCCGGGAGCTCCCGGAGTTAGAGAATATGGTCCAGGAAGAGAACCTAAACCTATTTTATATTTTCGTAACCATAAATAA
- a CDS encoding IS630 family transposase: METQDARKLDKVALEERRKQAVRLYQSGKCNNCTEIGKIVGAHRNTVGKWISKWKKSGLSALKVKKCGRPVGFGRRLLPHEESKIRKDLVDHCPDQLKLPFALWTRQAVRLHIKISFGIEIPVRTMGEYLKRWGFTPQKPVKKAYQRNEAHVQKWLIEEYPRIKKLAKSEDADIFWGDETGIRNDEAKGRSYAPKGNPPVQAVNPVREKVNMISAITNQGKTHFMFYSETMTAQLLIQFMERLIRQNERKVYLILDNLRVHHSKTLTGFLQENAAFIRLFYLPSYSPDLNPDEYLNRDLKSNLSNKPLGRAKGKITEHAKQHMEMIAEQPERIKKLFHSKTVLYAS; this comes from the coding sequence ATGGAAACTCAAGATGCCCGAAAACTCGATAAGGTCGCTCTTGAAGAGCGGCGCAAGCAGGCCGTGAGATTGTATCAAAGCGGCAAATGTAATAATTGTACAGAAATCGGAAAAATCGTCGGAGCGCACCGCAACACGGTGGGCAAGTGGATAAGCAAGTGGAAAAAAAGCGGCTTGTCTGCTTTGAAAGTAAAGAAATGCGGTCGTCCAGTCGGCTTTGGACGCCGTCTGCTTCCGCATGAAGAGAGTAAGATACGGAAAGATTTGGTCGATCATTGTCCGGATCAGTTAAAATTGCCATTTGCGCTCTGGACTCGTCAGGCGGTACGGTTGCACATCAAGATTTCGTTTGGAATCGAAATACCAGTCCGAACCATGGGGGAGTACTTGAAACGCTGGGGATTTACGCCGCAAAAACCAGTTAAGAAAGCTTATCAGCGCAATGAGGCGCACGTTCAAAAATGGCTGATTGAGGAGTATCCCCGAATCAAAAAGCTGGCAAAATCAGAAGATGCGGATATCTTTTGGGGGGATGAAACAGGAATTCGCAATGACGAGGCCAAGGGCCGCAGTTATGCGCCGAAAGGCAACCCCCCGGTGCAAGCAGTCAATCCGGTACGCGAAAAAGTTAATATGATCAGCGCGATTACCAACCAGGGGAAAACTCATTTCATGTTTTACAGCGAAACGATGACAGCTCAACTCCTGATCCAATTCATGGAACGTCTGATTCGTCAAAATGAGCGGAAAGTGTATTTGATTCTGGATAACCTGCGGGTTCACCACAGCAAAACGTTGACTGGTTTTCTGCAGGAAAACGCGGCTTTCATCAGGCTATTTTACTTGCCGAGCTACAGTCCCGACCTGAACCCGGATGAATATCTCAACCGCGACTTGAAATCAAATCTGAGCAACAAGCCCTTGGGGCGCGCCAAAGGAAAAATAACCGAACATGCCAAGCAACATATGGAAATGATAGCTGAACAGCCGGAACGAATCAAGAAATTATTCCATTCCAAGACTGTTTTATATGCAAGTTAG
- a CDS encoding transposase, whose product MFALVAGNEDLNDHHELRNDPLIQAVVSRDRLATPSTLCRFENGVERQACIELSRLFVEFFLESFLAPPRDRKVSL is encoded by the coding sequence GTGTTTGCGCTGGTTGCGGGCAATGAAGATCTCAATGACCATCATGAATTACGAAACGATCCGTTGATTCAGGCCGTTGTCAGTCGTGACCGGCTTGCCACTCCGAGCACTTTGTGTCGATTCGAAAACGGAGTGGAACGTCAGGCCTGCATCGAATTGAGCCGATTATTTGTCGAATTTTTCCTTGAGAGCTTTCTTGCGCCGCCTCGTGACAGGAAGGTAAGTCTTTAA
- a CDS encoding IS5 family transposase (programmed frameshift) — translation MALKAWEVSDAFWSKVAPLIPKSRRDPEKEYQRRRGAGRKPMESRKIFEAIVYVLRTGIQWKALPKEYGSSSSVHRHFRKWEEAGFFRKLWKKGLAEYDDMEGIAWKWQSIDGAMTKAPTAQETVGPNPTDRGKKNGTKRHILVDERGVLLSIVVTGANRHDVTQVEEVLKNRVRKPRGRTKQNLCADAGYSGVKSEEVMKKYRYTPHIRPRGEEKVAIQKGYKARRWIVEVAHSWLNRFRKLLVRYEKTNASYEALLQLAASIIIFRKLGSI, via the exons ATGGCATTAAAAGCTTGGGAAGTATCCGATGCGTTTTGGAGCAAAGTAGCCCCCCTGATTCCCAAATCCAGGCGTGATCCGGAAAAAGAGTATCAGCGTCGACGTGGAGCCGGACGCAAACCGATGGAATCTCGCAAGATTTTTGAAGCTATTGTGTATGTCCTCCGCACCGGCATCCAATGGAAGGCATTGCCCAAGGAGTACGGTAGCTCCAGTAGTGTTCATCGCCATTTTCGCAAATGGGAAGAAGCAGGATTCTTTCGCAAACTTTGGAAGAAAGGTCTTGCCGAATATGATGATATGGAAGGTATTGCATGGAAATGGCAAAGTATCGACGGAGCCATGACAAAAGCTCCGACAGCCCAAGAAACAGTAGGACCGAATCCTACTGATCG CGGGAAAAAAAATGGAACCAAACGTCACATTCTGGTCGACGAGCGTGGAGTCCTGTTGTCAATCGTCGTAACCGGAGCGAATCGACATGATGTCACGCAAGTTGAGGAAGTCTTGAAGAATCGAGTCCGAAAACCTCGTGGGCGTACCAAGCAGAACCTTTGCGCTGACGCCGGTTATTCCGGCGTAAAATCAGAGGAAGTCATGAAAAAATATCGCTACACGCCTCACATCAGACCTCGCGGGGAAGAGAAAGTTGCAATTCAAAAAGGCTATAAAGCCAGACGATGGATTGTTGAAGTCGCTCACTCCTGGCTCAATCGATTTCGTAAATTATTGGTTCGATATGAAAAGACGAATGCATCCTATGAGGCATTACTTCAATTGGCAGCAAGCATTATAATATTTCGAAAACTAGGTTCTATTTAG
- a CDS encoding IS4 family transposase: MARTQAQLADNFRESDFLTLASLLGVVPFEALCNALTKCGLATQRYRKLPLELMAYYVICLSLYSSISLQEVLRCILEGFDWLKIKMPCGEIKGRGGISRARNRLGYKAMQCLFEDVCKPLAQPDTIGAFYRGWRLMAIDGTTFDLPDEQRNHDFFGRPPCSRGKTAFPQLRMTTLLEIGTRAIIGAAHGPYSEGENTQGKRLLPLLQKDMLLLADRGFGCYPFFSECIKTGASLVFRIRSNMKFAKEKILPDGSFLRAYP, encoded by the coding sequence ATGGCACGAACCCAAGCGCAGTTGGCAGATAATTTTCGCGAGAGTGACTTTTTAACCTTGGCCTCATTGCTTGGGGTTGTTCCTTTTGAAGCCCTTTGCAATGCACTGACCAAGTGCGGACTTGCGACGCAACGTTACCGCAAACTGCCACTGGAATTGATGGCTTATTATGTTATTTGTCTTTCGCTGTATTCAAGCATTTCGTTGCAAGAGGTTTTGCGCTGCATTCTTGAGGGCTTTGACTGGCTGAAGATAAAAATGCCTTGCGGCGAGATCAAAGGGCGAGGAGGAATTTCACGTGCCAGGAACCGTTTGGGGTACAAGGCAATGCAATGTTTATTCGAGGATGTTTGTAAACCCCTGGCCCAGCCGGATACCATTGGCGCCTTTTATCGGGGATGGCGTTTGATGGCAATCGACGGCACAACCTTTGATTTACCGGATGAGCAGAGGAATCATGATTTTTTTGGCCGTCCGCCATGCTCCCGCGGGAAAACCGCATTTCCGCAATTGCGCATGACAACTTTACTTGAAATCGGTACGCGTGCGATTATTGGTGCGGCCCATGGGCCTTATTCTGAAGGGGAAAATACTCAAGGCAAACGACTTTTGCCGCTCCTGCAAAAGGATATGCTGCTACTTGCTGATCGTGGCTTTGGTTGCTATCCGTTCTTTTCCGAATGCATCAAAACTGGCGCATCGTTAGTGTTTCGAATCCGCAGCAATATGAAATTTGCAAAAGAAAAAATTCTGCCGGACGGTTCTTTTTTAAGAGCCTATCCCTAA